The Juglans microcarpa x Juglans regia isolate MS1-56 chromosome 2S, Jm3101_v1.0, whole genome shotgun sequence genome has a window encoding:
- the LOC121252518 gene encoding uncharacterized protein LOC121252518 — protein MDPFESIDHIEDEDYFDHEEYMIQAMALHRQQHAVEGASASRRRNSQPRMFIRRNPLEGHERLWNDYFAEPSIYPPNVFRRRFRMHRNLFLRIHSAVEAHDDYFVQKRDASGRLGLSSLQKITAAIRMLAYGVTADLMDEYVRIGESTARLSMKKFVKAIVSIFGGEYLRSPTNSDITRLLEVGQNRGFPGMLGSIDCMHWKWKNCPSAWKGMYSGHVNEPTIILEAVASYDLWIWHAFFGLPGSHNDINVLDRSSVFATLAEGHAPPCNYTINAFGVLQARFAIVRGPARYFQPRVLKDIMYTCIILHNMIVEDERHQYLGADQFIYESNDDTPHEPISRDNIPEFMEFIAQHHRIRDRGTHSQLQADLIEHLWNLHGRS, from the exons ATGGATCCCTTTGAGAGTATTGATCATATAGAAGATGAAGATTATTTTGATCACGAGGAGTATATGATACAAGCAATGGCCCTACATAGACAACAACATGCAGTCGAGGGAGCATCTGCTTCACGTCGTCGTAATTCTCAACCTCGTATGTTCATCCGACGTAATCCATTGGAAGGTCATGAGCGCCTTTGGAATGATTACTTTGCTGAGCCGTCAATATATCCGCCAAACGTATTTAGGAGGAGGTTTCGAATGCATCGTAATCTTTTTTTACGCATACATTCTGCAGTTGAAGCTCacgatgattattttgtccaaaaaaGAGACGCCAGTGGGAGACTTGGATTGTCCTCCCTTCAAAAGATAACTGCAGCAATTAGGATGCTTGCATATGGGGTTACGGCAGATCTTATGGACGAGTATGTAAGAATTGGAGAAAGCACCGCACGGTTGAGTATGAAGAAATTTGTAAAGGCGATCGTGTCAATTTTTGGGGGTGAGTACTTGAGGTCTCCAACCAATAGTGATATAACGAGGTTACTAGAAGTCGGACAAAACCGTGGGTTTCCAGGAATGTTGGGtagcattgattgcatgcacTGGAAATGGAAGAACTGTCCTAGTGCTTGGAAAGGTATGTACTCTGGTCATGTAaatgaaccaactattattttggagGCTGTTGCATCTTATGATCTTTGGATATGGCATGCTTTTTTTGGTTTGCCTGGGTCTCATAATGACATCAATGTACTCGATCGATCTTCTGTTTTTGCCACGTTGGCCGAAGGTCATGCTCCTCCGTGCAACTACACAATCAATG CCTTCGGAGTACTCCAAGCTAGATTTGCAATTGTGCGTGGACCTGCTAGGTATTTTCAGCCCCGAGTTCTAAAAGACATTATGTACACATGCATTATCTTGCACAATATGATCGTTGAAGATGAGCGTCATCAATATCTCGGGGCTGACCAGTTTATTTACGAATCCAATGATGATACTCCACATGAGCCAATTTCACGCGATAATATACCTGAATTCATGGAGTTCATTGCGCAACATCATCGAATTAGAGATAGAGGCACTCATTCTCAACTCCAAGCTGACCTTATCGAGCATTTATGGAATTTGCATGGCCGCTCATAA